The Halalkalibacter krulwichiae genome has a segment encoding these proteins:
- a CDS encoding alanine/glycine:cation symporter family protein → MTSIIESIVSVGNDILWSYLLIALLIIAGIYFTVASRFVQFRYIGEMFRLLTDKETVTSGKKSVSSFQAFCISTASRVGTGNLAGVASAIALGGPGAVFWMWLIALLGSATAFVESTLAQIYKVKDGESFRGGPAYYMEKALGARWLGIIFAILITFCFGLVFNSVQSNTISMAMGSAFGSDTFVIGLVIAGLTAIIIFGGVHRIAKVTSIVVPIMALIYLLVALIVIVMNLTAIPSVFVLIFQSAFGIEQAVGGGFGAALMMGIKRGLFSNEAGMGSAPNAAATANVSHPAKQGLIQAFGVFVDTLIICSATAMIILVSGDFTSGAVGIELTQNALASQIGEWASIFVAIAIFLFAFSSIVGNYYYGETNIEFIKKSKTSIMIYRLAAVGMVFFGAIAEFALVWDMADFTMGLMALMNIAVILLLGKFAFAALDDYSKQRKAGKNPVFYADSVPNLKNVEHWQKEATEEKAVNK, encoded by the coding sequence ATGACATCGATTATTGAAAGCATCGTTTCTGTAGGGAACGATATTCTCTGGAGTTACTTGTTAATTGCTTTATTAATCATTGCCGGAATTTATTTCACGGTTGCATCACGTTTCGTTCAGTTCCGATACATCGGTGAAATGTTCCGACTGCTCACGGATAAAGAAACCGTGACATCTGGAAAAAAGAGTGTATCAAGTTTTCAGGCTTTTTGTATTAGTACTGCATCACGTGTCGGTACAGGAAACTTAGCTGGGGTTGCTTCTGCGATCGCACTTGGTGGACCAGGTGCTGTCTTTTGGATGTGGTTGATTGCCCTTTTAGGTTCGGCGACAGCGTTCGTAGAAAGTACACTTGCCCAAATCTACAAAGTGAAAGATGGCGAAAGCTTCCGCGGTGGTCCAGCTTACTACATGGAGAAAGCGTTAGGCGCGAGATGGCTTGGAATTATTTTTGCGATTTTAATTACATTCTGTTTTGGTCTTGTCTTCAATTCTGTTCAATCAAATACAATTTCAATGGCAATGGGTAGCGCTTTTGGCTCAGACACTTTTGTCATTGGACTTGTGATTGCTGGTTTAACGGCGATCATCATTTTTGGTGGGGTACATCGTATTGCTAAGGTTACATCGATCGTAGTTCCGATTATGGCTCTTATTTATTTACTTGTCGCTTTGATTGTGATCGTAATGAACCTTACTGCAATCCCAAGTGTGTTTGTTCTTATTTTCCAAAGTGCATTTGGAATTGAACAAGCTGTCGGTGGTGGTTTCGGTGCCGCATTAATGATGGGGATTAAACGCGGATTGTTCTCAAATGAGGCTGGTATGGGTAGTGCACCTAACGCAGCGGCAACAGCGAATGTCAGCCACCCTGCTAAACAAGGTCTTATCCAAGCATTCGGTGTATTCGTTGATACGCTCATCATTTGTAGTGCAACAGCGATGATCATTCTCGTTTCGGGCGACTTTACATCTGGAGCGGTTGGAATTGAGCTTACTCAAAACGCTCTAGCCTCACAAATTGGAGAATGGGCAAGCATCTTTGTCGCGATAGCAATCTTCTTATTTGCCTTTAGTTCCATTGTTGGGAACTACTACTACGGTGAAACAAATATTGAATTTATTAAGAAAAGCAAAACCTCTATTATGATTTATCGTTTAGCAGCAGTTGGAATGGTGTTCTTTGGTGCGATCGCTGAGTTCGCACTTGTATGGGACATGGCTGACTTTACAATGGGTCTCATGGCTCTTATGAACATTGCCGTTATTCTTTTACTTGGTAAATTTGCTTTTGCTGCACTTGATGATTACAGCAAGCAACGCAAAGCAGGTAAAAACCCAGTTTTCTATGCTGATTCTGTACCAAACTTGAAAAATGTTGAGCATTGGCAGAAGGAAGCAACAGAAGAAAAAGCGGTCAATAAGTAA
- a CDS encoding ATP-binding protein, whose amino-acid sequence MNQSNWLPQLKSLVPKDAYGFTSVMYTIALEAWKRGLTVKFYKTYSKGKVRIRYAISSEGTEQTFQYSLADSIPKEARKITKNKETTKEYLLKANVPTPKGRSFGPESDIPEMVEFSKTLTYPLVIKPTSSSLGKGVTTGIMTEEELSTHLTYLRKDKGYENIIVEEEATGEDTRVFVVGYQVVSAYKRIPANVTGDGKHSIAELIEVKNNARLENPHASDYQIKINDDITTFLSKSNYSLDSVPAEGERVFLSDSTLHSLAAETVDVTDQLTEESKQVAVNAAKALPGLSCCGIDIMIDNERGTNYVLELNSRPNIGGGLFPVHGMQRDIPKALIDYFFPETASHEHSKESHQFYYDYKRIADTLYTGIAEEIILPAIPKQQPVCKKIVIARKVSSNILSNKIYKKAIGLKINGYVRTLKNKNLLIVAAGDQDKIEMFLEALPELSSKQLDMKVEEWEKPVMIGFRVKSSNSRKTTKSTVQPIPLETELIQQRDQAIDQLKRIEESKSWKYTMPIRKLVKKVRGKAN is encoded by the coding sequence ATGAATCAATCTAATTGGTTACCTCAATTAAAAAGCCTCGTACCAAAAGATGCTTACGGGTTTACATCCGTTATGTATACGATCGCGCTTGAAGCATGGAAAAGAGGATTAACGGTTAAATTTTACAAAACTTATTCTAAAGGCAAAGTAAGAATTCGTTACGCTATTTCTAGTGAAGGAACGGAGCAAACATTCCAATATTCATTGGCAGACAGCATTCCAAAAGAAGCTAGAAAGATTACGAAAAATAAAGAAACGACGAAAGAGTATTTACTAAAAGCTAACGTCCCAACACCAAAAGGAAGAAGCTTTGGTCCTGAGAGTGACATTCCTGAAATGGTTGAGTTTTCAAAGACGCTTACGTATCCTTTAGTCATTAAGCCTACAAGTTCAAGCTTAGGAAAAGGTGTTACAACAGGCATTATGACGGAGGAAGAGCTTTCTACACACTTGACGTACTTACGAAAAGACAAGGGGTATGAGAATATCATTGTCGAAGAAGAAGCAACGGGAGAAGATACACGTGTGTTCGTCGTCGGTTATCAAGTCGTTAGTGCTTATAAGCGGATTCCAGCTAATGTTACAGGAGATGGTAAACATTCCATCGCGGAATTAATTGAAGTGAAAAATAATGCGAGACTAGAAAATCCACATGCAAGTGATTATCAAATTAAAATCAATGACGATATCACGACGTTTCTTTCAAAGTCGAACTACTCACTCGATTCTGTACCTGCTGAAGGCGAGCGAGTATTCTTAAGCGACAGTACGTTACACTCTTTGGCTGCCGAAACCGTTGATGTTACCGATCAGTTAACAGAAGAGAGCAAACAAGTCGCGGTTAACGCTGCAAAAGCATTACCAGGACTCTCATGTTGCGGAATAGACATTATGATTGATAATGAACGAGGAACGAACTACGTACTCGAGCTTAATTCTAGACCGAATATTGGTGGTGGCCTCTTCCCTGTTCACGGCATGCAAAGAGATATACCAAAAGCGTTAATTGATTACTTTTTTCCTGAAACAGCTTCACACGAACATAGCAAGGAAAGCCACCAGTTCTATTATGATTATAAACGAATTGCTGACACCCTCTACACAGGGATTGCAGAAGAAATCATCCTTCCTGCGATTCCGAAACAACAGCCCGTTTGTAAGAAGATTGTGATAGCGAGAAAGGTTAGCAGCAACATCTTAAGCAACAAAATTTACAAAAAGGCCATTGGCCTGAAAATCAATGGCTATGTAAGAACGTTAAAAAACAAAAACTTGTTAATTGTCGCTGCTGGCGACCAAGATAAGATAGAAATGTTCCTTGAAGCCTTGCCGGAACTAAGTTCAAAACAGTTAGATATGAAAGTAGAAGAATGGGAGAAGCCCGTGATGATTGGCTTTAGGGTGAAATCTTCGAACAGTCGAAAAACAACGAAATCAACGGTTCAGCCGATCCCTCTCGAAACAGAGTTAATCCAACAACGAGATCAAGCGATTGACCAATTAAAACGAATAGAGGAAAGCAAAAGTTGGAAGTATACAATGCCCATTCGAAAATTGGTTAAAAAAGTTCGCGGTAAAGCAAATTAA
- a CDS encoding LCP family glycopolymer transferase yields the protein MNKKKVFITLGLVIGVIFLTVFAYGVYLYKSVTDTAKEIHEPFIPTRDIDLNDQEPISFLLAGVDSTGDEHAGRSDTIIVMTVNPNERSIKMLSIPRDTRTEIIGRGTQDKINHAYAFGGVQMTADTVSNFLDIPIDHYISINMEGMKNLVDAVGGVKVDNAFAFSQDGFSFAEGEIYLNGDEALAYARMRKQDPRGDFGRNDRQRQIVEAVIQEAAHFGTITKAGSVLDAVGNSVRTDMTLDHMWRIQSNYRDARHHVDQMEIKGNNTTINGIYYLQIPDEELARVRSELRTHMELE from the coding sequence ATGAATAAGAAGAAGGTTTTTATTACGTTAGGTTTAGTAATTGGGGTTATCTTCTTAACGGTTTTCGCATACGGAGTTTATTTATATAAATCAGTAACAGATACAGCAAAAGAAATTCATGAACCATTTATACCAACTCGTGATATCGATTTGAATGATCAAGAACCGATCTCGTTTTTATTAGCCGGGGTTGATTCAACAGGGGATGAGCATGCGGGACGTTCTGATACAATTATTGTAATGACAGTGAATCCAAATGAACGCTCGATTAAAATGCTGAGCATTCCACGTGACACGAGAACAGAGATCATTGGCAGAGGTACTCAAGACAAAATCAATCATGCTTACGCGTTCGGCGGTGTGCAAATGACAGCGGACACTGTGTCAAACTTCTTAGATATTCCGATTGATCACTATATTAGTATCAATATGGAAGGCATGAAGAACCTTGTAGATGCAGTAGGCGGGGTGAAAGTAGACAATGCTTTTGCGTTTTCGCAAGATGGTTTTTCGTTTGCGGAAGGAGAAATCTATTTAAATGGTGACGAGGCTCTTGCCTATGCAAGAATGAGAAAGCAAGATCCAAGAGGAGACTTCGGTCGAAATGATCGCCAACGTCAAATTGTTGAAGCGGTTATTCAAGAAGCGGCGCATTTTGGCACAATTACAAAAGCGGGTAGTGTTCTTGATGCTGTTGGAAACTCTGTTCGTACAGACATGACGCTTGATCACATGTGGAGAATTCAATCCAACTATCGAGATGCTCGTCATCATGTCGATCAAATGGAGATTAAAGGAAACAATACAACGATTAATGGGATTTATTACTTACAAATTCCAGATGAAGAATTAGCACGTGTGCGATCAGAGCTTAGAACACACATGGAGCTTGAATAA
- a CDS encoding cell wall hydrolase has protein sequence MMKKLLLSSTLSLLLAVTIVLFPNQTSAATVLQLEDEGSAVVELQQQLIALGYLPTSATGYYGDYTKEAVRQLQRDFNLFQDGVAGPQTWAKLRDIEKIAKIVHGEARGESYEGQVAVAAVVKNRLQSPHFPSTVEGVIYQRNAFTAVQDGQYDLTPTYISYRAVKDAWKGWDPSQGATYYYNPHIATSEWIFANTTPKFSIGKHLFAD, from the coding sequence ATGATGAAAAAATTACTACTGTCATCAACATTAAGTTTACTACTTGCTGTGACAATCGTACTTTTCCCTAACCAAACGTCTGCAGCAACCGTTCTCCAGCTAGAAGACGAGGGATCAGCAGTTGTTGAATTACAGCAACAATTGATTGCATTAGGGTATTTGCCAACAAGTGCAACGGGATATTATGGAGATTATACGAAAGAAGCTGTTCGCCAATTACAGCGTGACTTCAACTTATTTCAAGACGGAGTGGCTGGGCCACAAACATGGGCTAAACTTCGTGACATTGAAAAAATCGCAAAGATAGTCCATGGAGAAGCGAGAGGCGAATCTTATGAAGGACAAGTTGCTGTCGCTGCAGTTGTCAAAAACAGACTCCAATCGCCACACTTCCCTTCAACCGTTGAAGGAGTGATTTATCAACGAAATGCTTTTACAGCTGTACAAGATGGGCAATATGATCTTACTCCAACATACATATCTTACCGCGCAGTAAAAGACGCTTGGAAAGGCTGGGACCCAAGCCAAGGCGCAACATACTATTACAATCCACATATCGCAACATCCGAGTGGATCTTTGCAAACACGACACCGAAATTCAGCATTGGAAAGCACTTGTTTGCTGACTAA
- a CDS encoding 3-hydroxybutyrate dehydrogenase, translating into MNQERTVIITGAAQGIGYAIAQEFIANGDFVAIFDLNEEAAIVAAEQLGNAKGYHVNVADEQSVKSAIDSVITERGSVDVVVNNAGLQYISKVEDFPVEKWDLLNDVILKGTFLMTKHSLPSMKAQKYGRIINIVSAHGRIPDAYKSAYCAAKAGQTGFTKVVALENATEGITCNTIEPGPVRTELIEKQIPVLAEKDGTTEQEALDQHILGKQWIKRLLEPSEIGKTAVFLASEGAGAITGESIPVTGGM; encoded by the coding sequence ATGAATCAAGAACGCACAGTTATTATCACAGGAGCAGCTCAAGGAATCGGGTATGCGATTGCGCAAGAATTCATCGCTAATGGTGATTTCGTAGCCATCTTTGATTTAAACGAAGAAGCAGCGATTGTAGCAGCTGAACAGTTAGGAAACGCGAAAGGGTATCATGTAAACGTAGCCGATGAACAGTCGGTGAAATCAGCGATTGATTCAGTCATTACGGAACGTGGGTCTGTAGACGTTGTTGTCAATAATGCTGGTTTGCAGTACATCTCAAAAGTAGAAGACTTTCCAGTAGAAAAATGGGATTTATTAAATGACGTTATTTTAAAAGGGACCTTCTTAATGACGAAACACTCATTGCCTTCTATGAAAGCTCAAAAGTATGGTCGGATTATCAACATTGTATCTGCGCACGGGCGTATTCCAGATGCCTACAAATCCGCTTACTGTGCGGCTAAAGCAGGACAAACAGGCTTTACGAAAGTGGTCGCATTAGAGAATGCTACGGAAGGAATCACTTGTAACACAATCGAACCAGGGCCTGTACGCACGGAGCTAATTGAAAAACAAATACCCGTATTAGCTGAAAAGGATGGTACGACTGAACAAGAAGCATTAGACCAACATATCCTCGGCAAACAATGGATCAAACGTCTACTTGAACCATCTGAAATCGGTAAAACGGCTGTGTTCTTAGCTTCTGAAGGAGCAGGTGCCATTACGGGCGAGTCGATTCCGGTGACAGGAGGGATGTAG
- a CDS encoding H-type small acid-soluble spore protein has protein sequence MEAKRAQEISSSQTTIPVMCNGQQVYIEHVDQDKGLATVHPMNDPSQKQSVSVDSLTEG, from the coding sequence ATGGAAGCGAAACGAGCACAAGAAATTTCCTCATCACAAACGACTATTCCTGTTATGTGTAATGGCCAACAAGTGTATATTGAGCATGTCGATCAAGACAAAGGCTTAGCAACCGTTCACCCAATGAACGATCCATCGCAAAAGCAAAGCGTATCTGTGGATAGCTTGACAGAAGGCTAA
- a CDS encoding GGDEF domain-containing protein, protein MGYKGRVFSIGVVILFNVMRYFYYHSYYGLPFEANFFILTTVFLFVAWWTGKQYDKAKYYSEKDPLTDTYNRRTINRRFQKPTTRDKKMILVMIDLDNFKEINDTHGHQAGDDLLVEIAQLLKRLSSGRDDCIARWGGDEFLLLVGNPDQNFKSTFTHSLLAELQNIKALEYTSFGASIGFATFPDDGQTLEQLIQKADSEMYKMKESKPVQRTSR, encoded by the coding sequence GTGGGATATAAAGGTCGAGTTTTTTCCATTGGGGTTGTTATTTTATTTAATGTCATGCGTTATTTTTATTATCATTCCTATTACGGTTTACCCTTTGAAGCAAATTTCTTTATTTTAACAACGGTTTTCCTCTTCGTTGCATGGTGGACCGGGAAGCAATACGATAAAGCGAAGTATTACTCTGAGAAAGATCCTTTAACCGATACATACAACCGTCGAACGATTAACAGACGCTTTCAGAAACCAACGACACGTGATAAGAAGATGATTCTTGTCATGATTGACCTCGATAACTTCAAAGAAATTAATGATACACATGGTCATCAAGCAGGTGATGATTTATTAGTTGAGATCGCCCAATTGTTAAAAAGGCTCTCATCGGGTCGTGATGATTGTATCGCTAGATGGGGCGGCGATGAATTTTTGTTACTCGTTGGAAATCCAGATCAGAACTTTAAATCGACATTTACCCATTCACTATTAGCTGAACTGCAAAATATAAAAGCGTTAGAATACACATCATTCGGTGCCTCGATTGGCTTTGCCACATTTCCAGACGATGGTCAAACGCTCGAACAATTGATTCAAAAAGCAGATAGCGAGATGTATAAAATGAAAGAAAGCAAACCGGTTCAACGTACGAGTCGTTAG
- a CDS encoding adenine deaminase C-terminal domain-containing protein, whose product MKLDILIENVQVFNSYYKRFTTENVAVIDGKFLYIGKRGAETFDACKVIDGTGKYMVPGLIDIHLHIESTMVTPETFSFGLIQNGVTTIVPEPHEMANVFGIKGVTEMMKASRDCVVDMFYAIPSSVPATSLETTGGAIEIEDIDKLLQTGEIICLGEIMNYVDVISDPTCKTNQILNHIREQYPQLTIEGHVPKLLDLDLHKMIYKGVDSDHTHQTIEGMEARIAAGMFIEIQEKSMSQEVIDYLIEHDVAEHYCFITDDVMTDSLQRRGHLNHIAKKAIQMGMSAEQAIYACTYTPSRRMKMLDRGVIGPGKVADFLLLSELDTFKIEQVFKNGKEVYDARSAYKQEVTPKQFPASFYESVKLSSLCKEDFMIMTDKADGYYPCRVMVVQDGSTFTKEIIAEMEVNKQKVNWEQSQYGLIATFERYGKNGNRAHGLIGGDIIKNGAIATTYSHDNHNLLVLGQNGRDMEIAANAVIKNQGGICVVSEGKVLQMLKLPVGGILSEEPLELLAQQVEELRRTLADLGYKHYNSIMSISTLSLPVSPALKITDFGLINVNEGEVVPLVVS is encoded by the coding sequence ATGAAATTGGATATTCTAATTGAAAATGTCCAAGTTTTTAATAGTTATTATAAAAGGTTTACAACGGAAAACGTCGCTGTGATTGATGGAAAGTTTCTATACATTGGCAAGCGCGGAGCAGAAACATTTGACGCTTGTAAGGTGATCGACGGCACAGGGAAGTATATGGTACCGGGCCTAATTGATATTCATTTGCATATTGAAAGTACAATGGTTACACCTGAAACGTTTTCGTTTGGCCTTATACAAAATGGAGTGACAACGATTGTCCCTGAGCCTCATGAGATGGCAAACGTTTTCGGGATAAAAGGTGTGACCGAAATGATGAAGGCAAGTCGTGATTGCGTTGTCGATATGTTCTATGCGATTCCTAGTTCTGTTCCAGCTACGTCGCTTGAAACGACTGGGGGCGCAATTGAGATTGAGGATATTGATAAATTGTTGCAAACTGGTGAGATCATTTGCCTCGGCGAGATCATGAATTATGTTGATGTAATAAGTGATCCAACTTGTAAAACAAATCAAATCCTGAATCACATTCGTGAACAATATCCACAACTAACAATTGAAGGTCATGTTCCGAAGTTGTTAGATTTAGATCTACACAAGATGATCTATAAAGGAGTCGACTCCGATCATACCCATCAAACAATTGAAGGGATGGAAGCACGAATTGCTGCTGGAATGTTTATCGAAATACAAGAAAAATCGATGTCACAAGAAGTGATTGATTACTTGATAGAACATGATGTTGCTGAACATTATTGCTTTATTACAGATGATGTCATGACGGACTCGCTACAAAGGCGAGGACACTTAAACCACATTGCGAAAAAAGCGATTCAAATGGGAATGAGCGCAGAACAAGCGATTTATGCTTGTACGTACACACCTTCACGGAGAATGAAAATGCTAGACCGAGGTGTGATCGGTCCCGGAAAAGTGGCGGACTTCTTGCTATTAAGTGAGTTAGATACGTTTAAAATTGAGCAAGTATTTAAAAATGGCAAAGAAGTGTACGATGCTCGGTCCGCTTACAAACAAGAAGTTACACCGAAACAATTCCCGGCATCGTTCTATGAAAGTGTGAAACTCTCATCCCTTTGCAAAGAAGATTTCATGATCATGACTGATAAAGCTGATGGGTACTATCCATGCCGTGTTATGGTCGTTCAGGACGGATCGACGTTCACAAAGGAAATCATTGCTGAAATGGAAGTGAACAAGCAAAAGGTAAATTGGGAACAAAGTCAGTATGGTTTAATTGCTACTTTTGAACGGTATGGAAAAAATGGTAATCGTGCCCATGGGTTAATTGGCGGGGACATTATTAAAAATGGAGCCATTGCGACAACGTATTCGCATGATAATCATAACCTGCTCGTGCTCGGTCAAAACGGACGAGATATGGAGATTGCGGCCAATGCAGTTATTAAGAATCAAGGCGGAATATGTGTCGTTTCAGAAGGAAAAGTTTTGCAAATGTTAAAGTTGCCTGTCGGAGGTATTTTATCAGAGGAACCGCTTGAATTGTTAGCGCAGCAAGTTGAAGAACTCCGCCGAACGCTGGCTGATCTTGGCTACAAACATTACAATTCGATCATGTCGATTAGCACGCTCTCCCTACCGGTCAGCCCGGCGTTAAAGATTACCGACTTCGGTTTAATCAACGTCAACGAAGGAGAGGTTGTGCCTTTAGTTGTAAGCTGA
- a CDS encoding ABC transporter ATP-binding protein: MALLSLNNVTVAYQKQDILKDFNLNIEKGQLISLLGPSGCGKTTTLRLIAGFLEARAGKFLFQDKDYTKVPVNKRNFGFVFQNYALFPHLSVYENVAFGLRLRKMSKGEIDKRVAEMLEVVNLSGFEKRFPQELSGGQRQRVAIARALIIEPDLLLFDEPLSNLDANLRVNMRVEIRRIQQELGITTVYVSHDQEECFSISDQVAIMNKGLIEQLDDPATIYKFPKTKFVADFIGFKNFIHFESRNDQKEEIALSLDGHSFLVERIPEGVDQTGLIGAIRPDNIEIQALEEQVESLNSLEGTVRVCTFLGRSYQYDVETKIGTFTVNEETENPYHIGHSVLLTFPKEKLVLVQ, from the coding sequence ATGGCATTGCTCAGCTTGAATAACGTTACAGTTGCCTATCAAAAACAAGATATACTAAAAGATTTCAACCTTAATATTGAAAAAGGACAACTCATTTCTTTGCTCGGTCCAAGTGGGTGTGGGAAAACGACGACACTCCGTTTGATAGCTGGCTTTTTGGAAGCGAGAGCGGGAAAGTTTCTTTTTCAAGATAAGGACTACACAAAAGTACCTGTGAATAAACGAAATTTTGGTTTTGTTTTTCAAAACTATGCGCTCTTTCCACATTTATCAGTTTATGAAAATGTTGCGTTTGGATTACGTTTACGAAAAATGTCCAAGGGAGAGATTGACAAAAGAGTCGCTGAAATGCTTGAAGTCGTAAATTTGAGCGGATTTGAGAAACGCTTTCCTCAAGAACTGTCAGGTGGACAAAGGCAGAGGGTGGCGATTGCCCGTGCGTTAATTATTGAACCAGACTTATTGTTATTTGATGAGCCTCTTAGTAACCTCGACGCAAATTTGAGGGTCAATATGCGTGTGGAAATTAGAAGAATTCAGCAAGAGCTTGGAATTACTACGGTCTATGTATCCCATGATCAGGAGGAGTGCTTTTCGATTTCTGATCAAGTCGCGATTATGAATAAAGGACTGATTGAGCAATTAGATGATCCTGCGACGATTTATAAATTTCCTAAAACGAAATTCGTTGCTGATTTTATCGGATTTAAAAACTTCATCCACTTTGAGAGCCGTAACGACCAGAAAGAAGAAATCGCTCTGTCGCTAGACGGTCATTCTTTCCTTGTGGAAAGAATTCCTGAGGGTGTTGATCAAACGGGTCTGATTGGAGCGATTCGTCCAGATAATATTGAAATCCAAGCTTTAGAAGAACAGGTGGAGAGTCTAAATAGCTTAGAAGGGACCGTTCGAGTTTGTACGTTCCTAGGCAGAAGCTATCAATACGATGTTGAGACGAAGATAGGAACGTTCACTGTAAACGAGGAAACGGAGAACCCTTATCATATCGGACACAGTGTGCTTTTAACATTCCCAAAAGAAAAACTCGTCTTAGTTCAGTAG
- a CDS encoding ABC transporter permease → MQEKNKILALFTLFVFTFLLGPLVIISVTSFEPGNVLKFPPEGFSFKWYLNIFEVQMFLETFKISILVSLAGNLLALVLGIPAAYALSRADFRGKEIVNAVFLSPILIPGIVLGFTLLKYIIVTYQLPIYAGLFIGHTIIMLPFVIRVISSSLSNFDFSIEEAALSLGAGRLETFFKVVLPNIKTGIIAAVIIAFLESFNNVDISVFMTGPGISTLPIQMLTYVQYYFDPTIASISVLLMILTAILMFLIERLLGLSYFTKR, encoded by the coding sequence ATGCAGGAGAAAAATAAAATACTGGCCCTGTTTACGCTTTTCGTTTTCACATTTTTATTAGGGCCTCTAGTTATCATTTCGGTTACTTCTTTTGAACCTGGGAATGTGTTGAAATTCCCTCCAGAAGGATTTTCATTTAAATGGTATCTCAATATTTTTGAAGTACAAATGTTTTTAGAGACATTTAAAATTTCGATTCTCGTTTCACTTGCTGGTAATTTACTTGCTCTAGTACTAGGGATTCCAGCAGCCTATGCGTTAAGTCGTGCGGACTTTCGCGGGAAGGAGATCGTTAATGCAGTATTTTTATCGCCGATATTAATTCCTGGAATTGTGCTTGGTTTTACATTGCTTAAATACATTATCGTAACATACCAGCTTCCTATTTATGCGGGGTTATTTATTGGTCACACGATTATTATGCTTCCATTTGTGATTCGCGTCATTTCTTCAAGCTTATCTAACTTTGATTTTTCCATTGAAGAAGCCGCGTTAAGCCTTGGGGCAGGAAGACTCGAAACCTTTTTTAAAGTCGTATTGCCGAATATAAAAACAGGGATCATTGCTGCTGTCATTATTGCATTCTTGGAATCTTTTAATAACGTTGATATTTCGGTGTTTATGACAGGTCCAGGAATTAGTACGTTACCGATTCAAATGTTAACGTACGTTCAATATTATTTTGATCCGACGATTGCCTCTATTTCTGTTCTACTTATGATTTTAACAGCTATTTTAATGTTTTTAATTGAACGGTTATTAGGCTTATCTTACTTTACAAAACGATAA
- a CDS encoding ABC transporter permease, translated as MKKRTLYLLILPGLLFLTIFMIIPIALTIGSTFVPEGGFSFQGYLQFFTDDYFRSILFTTLQVSLVTTVACIILGFPAAYYISKLGPRKKVILLLLTIFPLLTSPVVRSFSWMVILGKNGLLNNILLSIGLRQEPLEILYSPTAVMIGLIHLFLPLIIITLVGVLENIDHDLLRAAESLGASKVEAFRKVVLPLCVPGLMIGSILVFVGSFTAYTTPALLGGKQRVISTFLYQNAITLNDWYLASIIATIMIVVTFAIITLMNKAAKKLNPKG; from the coding sequence ATGAAAAAAAGAACTCTTTATTTGCTTATTTTACCCGGTCTATTATTTTTAACAATTTTTATGATTATTCCTATTGCTTTAACGATTGGCTCAACCTTCGTTCCAGAAGGGGGCTTCTCATTCCAGGGCTACTTGCAATTTTTTACCGATGATTATTTTCGGAGTATTCTATTTACGACATTACAAGTTAGTTTAGTCACAACGGTTGCTTGTATTATCTTAGGATTTCCAGCTGCCTATTATATATCTAAATTAGGTCCGCGAAAAAAAGTCATTCTGTTGTTATTAACCATTTTCCCATTATTGACAAGTCCGGTTGTAAGGTCGTTCAGCTGGATGGTGATTTTGGGTAAAAATGGCTTGTTAAACAATATTTTATTATCAATCGGCTTACGACAGGAGCCGCTTGAGATTTTGTATAGTCCGACTGCTGTGATGATTGGTTTGATTCATCTGTTTTTGCCACTAATTATTATTACGTTAGTCGGTGTGCTAGAAAATATCGATCACGATTTGCTTAGGGCAGCGGAAAGTTTAGGGGCGTCAAAGGTCGAAGCATTTCGGAAGGTTGTTTTGCCGCTCTGTGTACCAGGGCTTATGATTGGAAGTATTTTAGTATTTGTCGGTAGCTTTACCGCATATACAACTCCTGCTCTACTAGGTGGGAAACAACGAGTCATTTCAACGTTTTTATATCAAAATGCCATCACATTGAATGATTGGTATTTAGCGTCGATTATTGCGACGATCATGATTGTCGTGACATTTGCCATCATTACATTAATGAATAAAGCAGCTAAAAAGCTGAATCCAAAGGGGTAG